The sequence AACAGCTTTGTTGAAACGGCTTCGAAGATGTGAGTATCTCGCAAGGAACCACACGAAGTATTAGCAATGACGTCAGCTGCAATTTTAAAGAGGTCAACCAAAGTCTTCTGCCAATATTCAAACCCGAAGACTGAAAAAAAGTTGTACACAACAGATTATTTCTACGGAAGTTTTGTCCCTTCATCGGTTAAACAAGCGAGCGATCAAACTCGTTCCTTTCAGGGTTTTTCGAACCTTTACGATATTTTCCGTGAATCAGATCTCGGTGTGAGGATTGCATCAAAAATTCTAGTACAACTCTCAAGTTTTAATTCTGCATGAGTCGCTTGGGCTTGGTCCTTGAGAACCCTGCGATTGATTTTCTCTTGCGTGCCCGTGTATTGAGACGCGCCTGATCAAAGTCGATCAGCATTGGTTTGCCCAGCTCTGCATTGTAGACAACATTGGCTAGACGAATGTCTCCATGGATCACTCCGTATTGGCCCAACTCCTTCTGTAATCGCTTTCCATCCCGGTAGATGTCGAAATGCTCTGGGTCTACGCCATCTCCCGCCCAGGAGAGAAGTAGGTAGTGGACGACCCGACCGTGATGAACGGCTCCCTGAGGTTTACACTCCCAAGGCAGACCGGGATCAAATTTCCCTGGAGCTTCCTGAGATACTCGTACACTTGAGCCCCATGCTGGAGATCGGGGATGAAACCTTTGTTCGTTCCTTTTCCAACAAAGGTGTAGCCGTATCGAGCTAGTGTCATCTTGAACATGATGCCGCGGGCCCCGTGGAGGCGGAGGGGCCTACACCCGTTGTCCCGATCATCGTTCAGTTGAGCTTCAAGGAGCTGGGCGACCTCTCCCTTGGACAACGGATGGTTTCCATCCGCGCTGTGTGGTTACGGCGGCGCTCCTCATGTGACTGGTACGCCGGCTGTTGCCGTTTGGCTGGAGGCGGTTGCGGCGGAGACATGACCACCGCAAGTCGCTTGTCTCCCCATTTCCAACCTTTGTTCCCTCCATCAGAGCTGTCTGACGCTGGGTCGTGGGGAAGGTCATCGGGGCTCGCGCAGCGATTCCGCAACCGGCGGGGTTGTCGTGGTTGGTCTTTGCCGGCGCTGGAAAGCGGACTGGAAGGGATGTAGGTCGATCCCGGTGGCGTGTGAGGCATTTCATCTTCCAGTATTTGTGCAGGACGTACTCGACGTCAACAACCCAGGTGTGGAGCGTGGAAAACGCGCGATCTCGCCAAGCTTGATCCCTTGTGGAGGAGCCCGATGATATTGCAGCGCGTGAGAGATGAAATTCGCCATCCTCAGTGACGTCACTGACCGGATAGGACTGGTGGTAGTAGAAGAAAGACGAAACACTCACCCGTGGTCAGATACCCGTACTCGACACCTTCCCGGATCATGTAGTCGAATGTTTGGATGATGGCCGCACCGGAGAGCTGCCGCGCGTTGTAGATGGCCCTCTCCTTTTTCATTATCCCTTTTGGGAATGACATGAGCCTGTATGATGTCTTCCCAGAAGTTGCATGGCTGCAATCCATCCTTCAGGGTGGCAGGCTGAAGCTTATGGCCTGCTTTATACTCAATGATGAACAGCAGCAATTCTGACTCGCCATCTCGTTGAAAGACGCAGAGTTGGTCAGAATGAGGCCTCCAACCGTGACGCGCTTGTTCCGCGGGTTCCAAGTTTTCATCTAGAGTGTTGGCGTGATTCTCAAAAAGAGACCCCCAAACCAAGAATTGGAAGGAAATCAGTATTGAGTTTTACCAGCTCTTGAACTATGGAAATCACTTGCTCCTCGACGGCAAACCTCTCGTAGCTCATCAGATCGAGTTCGCTCCCCATCTGTCGACGACAGGCTAGATTTCCGATGGTCTTCAGACCTTCGAGAGACGTGAACACAGTCAGTGGGCACGATTCAGGCTTGACGTTTCAGATCACGTGACTACATCGATTAACCGGCATCCTGAGAAATTGACCTGGCATAATTTCCTTTGGGGCAACAGACATGGAGCAAAATTAACTTTACCCTATCTCCAAACCTGCCAAATGGGACAGCAAGAAGCGTCTCTCCTAGAGCTGAACACGACGGTAAGCTTTGGCAGAAATAGAGTGCCAGTCATTGATGGGGTAACTGCGCCATGTGGGAAAGGATTGGTGTGATAAGAAGCCCTAGCTCGAAAGTACAGAATTCACCAGTCAAGCTATGATTACAATTATCCCACATGGAAACCTGCTCAAGCACTGCTCCAGGAAAAAGGAATTAAAAATGGCCTTCCCCAATTTTTCATCAAGATTCAGAAAAAAGCAGCTCACTTTGCTGCTTCCACATCATTTTGACTGAGTATCAACAGCCTGTACAGGTTGAGCGTCTGCCATCTGTAAATCATGCTCATCTTCTGATGATGTCTTGACATAGTCTCTTTCCTCAAAGAAGCGTGCTGCATCATCAAAGAGGGTTACCCTTCTAGCCTTGCCCTCAATTTGCTTGCCATAGTCTGTGACGACAAATTTCTTCGGCTTCTCATTAAATGAAATCCAGAGGTCCAGCTAAAACCATAAGGTTAGCACCATGCACTTCTAGGTTGTTTATGCCTCTTCCTCACTTACAGATGCAAGGCGGTGTCCCAGCCAAAGACATCGTTCCAACCGAGACACTGTGACACTAGGGAGTTCCAAAGACCTTCCCTCCTCATCTTCAAGAAAGGGGTAGTTAAAGAAATCAGCAGGGTAGTACAATTGACTCCACACCAATCCACGCATTGAAAAATCTTCAGGCAAATGGCGCTTTGTGCCACTTTCTGGCATAGGAAAATGTTCATTTTTCAGCCGAGATTCATTCAGGACCTGTCTGTTTAGTGTGTTTAGGAAAGTGACCAAACTCTCCCATGGCACTTCAGACTGGATGTAGGACATGGCTTCTGGAACCAATGAGACAGACCAAAGAAAGGCCAAAGACACATGTACATGAGGTAAAACATTTTTATAACCAATATGTTTCAGAACGCGAGAGAGAATATGGAAGGTAAAACAGGAGGCATAGGAAATAATTTCAGCAGAGGTTTGAAAGGAAACATCAGAAACAGGGCGCAAACACAGCTGGCAAGGGGCAAGAGACTGATAGGAAGCTTTGACATGAGAGATACTGACAGGGGACTCAATGGCCTTCTGGAACAGTTTGCTGAGATGTGAGCTAGCATCATACTCAAGAAGACAGGCAAAATTTGCAGAGGCAATGTAGACTCCCTGTTCTCTCCATTTGGATCCGACGCGACCAACTTGGGTCTCCAGGTATGACATGTACTCGAGTCCATACTCAAGGAAGGCGAGTATTGACTGTTTGGTGAAAAGAGTTCCATGAGCTTTCACAAAAGGCAACATTGTAGGGGAACAGTGAGCTAGGGCTAACTCCTTCTGGTCCAAGAGGGAGTTGAAAAGCAGCATAATGGATTCTTTAGTATTAGGGAATGGCTGAACACAAACCAGGGATTTGGAGTAGAAGAACAGCTGCTGAAGAATATTGGGCCTGGCAAGGACAGCAAGATGATGCTGAATTCTCCCAGCCTGGGGAGACTTGTCTGCAGCTTTGTTGTACCAGTATCTTGCCACATCAGCCCACACCTCCCTGTCGCGAAAGTCAGACTCTTCCACAGCCATCCTGTACCGGGCCAAATCCCCCAAGCATTCAATCCAGGTGTTTTCAAAGCTGGGTACGCTCTCAAGCAACAGGGTCATCATGGAATATGCAGTCAATACAAAGGTCAGCATATGATCTAATGCCTCGGGGAGCGTATGGCGCAAAAGTTCCAGGAACGAGTGGATTCCATGCCGCCACATCCGGGCAGGCATTGAATAACGACTGGCCAATTTCTGAAGGCCAGGGCTTGCAGAGGGGTGCTGTGATGCAAGGAAGAAATCATGATGTTCATGGAGGAGGGTCATATGCAAGGCTATGAGTGCTTGCCATTGTCCATGATTCAAGTGAGTAGGGTTATTGGCTTGTTGGCGGTCAACCTCCACGCATTTTTTCTCCACTAGAACTAGGCCAGCATAGATAGTGCGGACTTCATTGCTCAGCTGTTCTTCTGAGATTTGACGTATTTCGGGTTCCAGGGTCAGGGTATTGACGGGCATCTCCTCACTGTTTAGCACCGACATCGAGGCCACGGGCGAGTCAAAGTCATAGGCGGTATGTTTTTTGGCACCGGCCCAGACGCGGTGAGTTCCATCATCATAGTTGGGGGTGAAGACATTTGGCTGTGGCCGCCGGCGGAAAGGGATTTCAGGCTGTTGCTCGGACTGTAGGAGAGGGCGTTTGCGCGACTTATTGGGAATGATGGGACTTTCACAAGATTGAAGTTGTTTCGCGGGCAGGGATTTCACTGGAGAAGCCTTTTCCCTAGAGGAAGGCCCCTCCATTTTCTCTTGAGCCTCAGACAGTGGTTCTGAGCCGGATCGGTCGTTTGGGATAACTTCTCGCCGCGACAATGATTGGAGAACGGCCGCCGCTTGCCATTTGGTCAGGGTAGACTGGTTCAAGGATGAGGATAATTGCTTCCTGCTTGACAGATATGTGAGCTTAGCATCTCTATGAATTGAAAATGAGTGCTCACACTGTCAATCCTCCATCACCTGGCAGGCTACCATCCTTATCATCACAATTGCTAACTTCTTTGGTTGCCATCCTTGAGGGAGGCATCGCCTTCTTTGGAGTGGAGGAATTTCAAGGACAGAGCGGAACCGGTAGGTATGTTCGTCAAGTACTCCATAAACACAGCTGTCATGATTCTGAGAGAGTATTTATTGCCTTCGGATTCAAAGGACCCAAGAACGAGGGGTAGCATTTGGTTGCCTTGTCAAACCCAGGAATAAGGCAAATCAGCTTGTTGTAAGCTAGGCTATTCCTCGTGGACAGTTTGAAGCCTGGGCATGTGCATATGGCTTTCCTGCAGTCGACGCCttacaaaaaagaaaaaaaaggacgaTTCAGCATTGGACCTGTCATTCTTGATCAACAAGTATGCAAGTCAAAGATTTGAATGTGTTACCAGATTCATGCAGGCCAGCTCCTCACATACGATAGAGACTGTTGACAGGCTCTAATCTTAAAATGGAAAAACATCACAATTCTGATGACATCAAACTCATTCTAGCAGCTTCAGCGCAATCATTATCTGTCATTTGTCAGTGTTTGTGTGCTTTATTGGCTGCAATGCACATACCAGCCTCCAATAGCTCTTGTGGTGAGGTGTAGTCAGACTGGTGGCCAAGCGCAGTAGACATTTTGCCAAATGAATTTGCTTCTGAAGATCAAGGACAGAGACTGAAATTTGTAAGGCTTTAGTGGCTGTTTGCTTGGTCCAAAACTCAGTTCCTTTCTCACTTTTCCTGGTCAGCAAGCTTGGTTAGGATACAAAATGCTGGTTTTCAGCTGCTGAGTAATATTTGACTTGAAATTCCTTTGTTACtacgtactctgtactcaTTAATGTCCTCCATAGTTAAAGTTAAAACAATTTAAACTCAAACTTTGAACTTTCTGTTCTCAAAATGAACGTCCTCGCAAGCTCCAACTcatcattcacatcattTGCATAGTGtttcttgaagaaatcatcCGGTACCAACGACAAAAGATTCTTATAATCCAGCTCCTCAACTGATCTGCCTAAATCCTTTGTTGCGCCCGCAAAAACAATTGATGCAAATTCGAGGTTGAACTCAGCGCGTAAACGCACACTCGGAGGCACGGTCCATGTACTAGATGTTGAGCCTCTTGTTTCTGAGACAGATGAGATTAACACTGAACTATGTTTATTGGTTAGACCTTTGAGAGATGTTGTTATCTTCATTTGAATCATACAGTAAGTGCTGGCTCCCGATGAGCTCCCCTTTCAATGAAATGACTGAAGAGCATTCACAGCAGCTTTGGCGGCGATTATATCTATCCTCGATAGAGCGTGACCGACCGGATCTCCGTTCTCGTACTCGAACTCGATGGAGCGCAAGCTCCCCCTTAGAGGTCTCCCCTCCCCATCAAACAGCTTCCATTCACACACAACCTTTTGCACGGTGGAGAGTTTATGCTGCCGCGTTGATTCTGAGGCAGAGAATTGAGAATAGCAATGTATTCGACTGTCCGGGAGGGAACGGACATAGCAATAGGTACTCCCATCTATGTGGCTTCAGCAGGTGGAGGAATTCAAAGGACACAAATATCCTACCAATCTCGTCTCGAACAAAACACTCTCTCTGCTTTTGGAGATTATCAATGTCGGAATTAATTGCTTGTCGCCATTCCTCATCCAATATGCGCAAGGCAACGCCAGCTCGCCGTTGGTAATCCGCTATCGCATCCTCATCTGCAATCGACATACAGTGAAAGCAGTTGATGGGATCAGTGAGATTGGGGTCATATGTAATGAATGTTGTATCACACCAAGCTTCCTGCTGGGTGTGAGATGCCATAGTGAAAAGCGTTTGGGTTAAGCCAAGTAAGCTTGGAGGTGGCCCTTCTAGCAATGGGCTTACCTGACTGTTATATAACGCTCTGGATTTCAACCAGCCTGAATTCTGAAACCCTTGATCACAATCTGCACTGAAGAGAAAAAACAATGATCCACTGCATTATGCTACTAATGGATCTGAATTTTACGCACTAGGGTTATGTATACATTGCATGATCAATGCCAGCCACTGCCCTGCCGCAAAATGTTATCCAACTTTATTCGACGGCTGTGGACCTGGGGATCCCTTTTGTTACATGATTCCTATCATGCCCCTAGCGAGTATGTGGTATATAGTTCACGAGATTCCAGGCCAAAACCACACCCCCATTGTCAGCTATATTCATCTCCTGTGCAAAGTATTGCCCGTAAACCATCTCCGCCGAGGTTCCATAACTTCGTCATCACTGAACCTGGAGATCTCTGAATTCCTCAATGATGGCTCTTCCATACCATCTACCAGTAAATTGTAAGGGCCAGCAGCCAATTGCAGCCTTCAACTCTGATTAGCGGCCTTCAATGTTTATGCTTCTGCTGAAACTCACTCAGGTCTTTTATACCCCGCCCTGGTTAGCGAGTCCGATAGCAAAGCGGACGGAAGGGGAGTTATCCTGTTCTGGCTTAGCTGTGGCTTCAGAGAATTCTGGAGACTGCCCTCACTGTGATTCATTGGGTGACATGACCTGCGGGGAAGAACAAGGTTGAGCCATGACTATTGAGTAATCTGGCTCAGGCTCTGTACCTGACTTGGTGCGCGTGCTGGCTTTGCTCCCCTTGTCTTGGAAAACTTTGGCAACCCACGCCGGGAAGTAGCTGCTTATTCCTGCCATACAGGAGAAGTACCCAGACATTGTGATGAGTCAAGTATGTGGATCATACAACAACGCAAGTATGAATTTAGATGACTGGTGAGATCGACGGGATCCGCGAGATCGATAAGATCGAGGCAATGGGCCTATATTGTGCAGGCTCTCTGGACAGGAAACTGTTGCGAAAGATCCTGGTTTCGATAATATTTTCATCCCATTATCGCACGAGTTCTCTATAGGAGGAAGACATTAATGTGAGAGTACCAGGATCGGTACGTGAGCCTCCCACTTTCGATGATCAGGACGCGGGTGCAGTTCTTTACAACGCAGCCCGCGCTGCGGCGAGCAAAGTACCAACAGAAGAACTGTCTGACGGCAGTGTCTCTGGCCTAAGCGTCGAGGCGCACTGCAAAccagcaaacaagaaacGCAAGCGGGAGGAATCCAGCTAGAGCGGGCCAAGATTTGACATTTTGCAGATGGGCCCGAAACGATGCCACGGAGAGGCAGACAAGTTGTACAGTTCGGGATGTAGATAGCCCGTCTTTACTATAGCTGTTGTTGAACATCCTCTCTCTTCGCCAGTCTTTCCATTTCGTCAGCACAGGTTGGAGTACCCACCGATTCATCCCATTCCGTCTTGGAGACGGAGTATTAAGTTCAAGTGTGTTCGAGAGGTTTGGGGAAAGCTTTTCGTATGATCCGTACACATGCACGGATCATACTATGGGCGATTGGAACCGAGCCTCGGCGTCTCAATAATTCGGTTGCGCTCAGCCTCCATAACAAGGACTATCTGACGATCGACCACGTCACGGGCTTTCCTAGGGAGCGAGCCCTGTCGTTTTTGGCGGATGGCGTCGAACGCATCGTCTTGATTGTGATATTTCTCGTATCAAAGTCCAGGCCTGCATATCTTTCCCGGTTTCCCACCAAAACCGGGGTCTGGCAGCTATTCTGGACATTTTGGCGATGCCGCGCCACGCTCAGTGAGCCAACCGACCATGTCAAATTGCCTTGAAAGTTGCGCGACCAGGTGTGCTGAATCGACCCCGTTCTGCCGCGT is a genomic window of Coccidioides posadasii str. Silveira chromosome 3, complete sequence containing:
- a CDS encoding uncharacterized protein (EggNog:ENOG410PTDU~COG:S); this translates as MSFPKGIMKKERAIYNARQLSGAAIIQTFDYMIREGVDDVTEDGEFHLSRAAISSGSSTRDQAWRDRAFSTLHTWVVDVEYVLHKYWKMKCLTRHRDRPTSLPVRFPAPAKTNHDNPAGCGIAARAPMTFPTTQRQTALMEGTKVGNGETSDLRWSCLRRNRLQPNGNSRRTSHMRSAAAPPPPRGPRHHVQDDTSSIRLHLCWKRNEQRFHPRSPAWGSSVRVSQEAPGKFDPGLPWECKPQGAVHHGRVVHYLLLSWAGDGVDPEHFDIYRDGKRLQKELGQYGVIHGDIRLANVVYNAELGKPMLIDFDQARLNTRARKRKSIAGFSRTKPKRLMQN
- a CDS encoding uncharacterized protein (EggNog:ENOG410PHB6~COG:S) gives rise to the protein MATKEVSNCDDKDGSLPGDGGLTVKQLSSSLNQSTLTKWQAAAVLQSLSRREVIPNDRSGSEPLSEAQEKMEGPSSREKASPVKSLPAKQLQSCESPIIPNKSRKRPLLQSEQQPEIPFRRRPQPNVFTPNYDDGTHRVWAGAKKHTAYDFDSPVASMSVLNSEEMPVNTLTLEPEIRQISEEQLSNEVRTIYAGLVLVEKKCVEVDRQQANNPTHLNHGQWQALIALHMTLLHEHHDFFLASQHPSASPGLQKLASRYSMPARMWRHGIHSFLELLRHTLPEALDHMLTFVLTAYSMMTLLLESVPSFENTWIECLGDLARYRMAVEESDFRDREVWADVARYWYNKAADKSPQAGRIQHHLAVLARPNILQQLFFYSKSLVCVQPFPNTKESIMLLFNSLLDQKELALAHCSPTMLPFVKAHGTLFTKQSILAFLEYGLEYMSYLETQVGRVGSKWREQGVYIASANFACLLEYDASSHLSKLFQKAIESPVLNESRLKNEHFPMPESGTKRHLPEDFSMRGLVWSQLYYPADFFNYPFLEDEEGRSLELPSVTVSRLERCLWLGHRLASLDLWISFNEKPKKFVVTDYGKQIEGKARRVTLFDDAARFFEERDYVKTSSEDEHDLQMADAQPVQAVDTQSK